One window of the Prinia subflava isolate CZ2003 ecotype Zambia chromosome 1, Cam_Psub_1.2, whole genome shotgun sequence genome contains the following:
- the CMTM6 gene encoding CKLF-like MARVEL transmembrane domain-containing protein 6 → MENGAVYNATTEPEAKGPHRRPFGCTVRHLQGWRLPVKVVQAIFSFSAVVCEEVVDSCITCGGLYFFEFISCSAFLLSLLILCVYCTDLYESLGEEKVQKLNFWAVPIIAAWFLLASIVFSASCSGSAVEKAACAFGYFATFAFAAECGIEIYLRQKQKIDERSQNPANIPRAAENRPLNKKR, encoded by the exons GGAGGCGAAGGGGCCCCACCGCCGCCCCTTCGGCTGCACCGTGCggcacctgcagggatggcGGCTGCCGGTCAAGGTGGTCCAGGCG attttctctttttcagctgtTGTTTGTGAAGAAGTTGTGGACAGTTGCATCACTTGTGGTGGACTTTACTTCTTTGAATTCATAAGCTGCAGTGCCTTTCTTTTGAGCCTCCTGATTCTGTGTGTGTATTGCACTGATTTGTATGAATCACTGGGGGAAGAGAAAGTGCAGAAACTG AATTTTTGGGCTGTGCCAATCATAGCTGCCTGGTTTCTGTTAGCATCGATAGTTTTTTCTGCaagctgctctggctctgctgttGAAAAGGCTGCATGT GCATTTGGATATTTTGCAACTTTTGCATTTGCAGCTGAATGTGGTATAGAGATCTATCTCAGGCAAAAACAAAAGATCGATGAACGCTCTCAAAATCCAGCTAACATTCCGAGGGCTGCAGAAAATCGGCCATTGAATAAAAAAAGATAA